One window of the Paraburkholderia sp. PGU19 genome contains the following:
- a CDS encoding MdtP family multidrug efflux transporter outer membrane subunit, producing the protein MAHSLSRFRLDILICCAALLSGCALIHNDTAPRAQIAPDQIRLADDIHLAHDGWPDAQWWKRYDDPQLDALIQRALAGSPTIAMVRTRVTQAGSQADVLRAGTGLQMAAFALINEQRASANGFLGPYALNLPRLGITGPWYTEGVLGAVADLNIDLWGMHRSAVEAALGVQNARIAETAAAELDISSGVAQLYYSMQTTYRMLDLLQQTRDALDYAVDAHRSKVQHGLEANTPLHGARAQVLAVDRQIVAAQGQVKELRESIRALVGAGPDDLNDIQPVPLPQVEASLPRTLQYELLARRPDLQAMRWYVQSSFRQIDAAKAAFYPSLDIKALIGLDSLHLDKLFRSASQQINLIPGLYLPIFDGSRLNANLHGTRATSDMLVCRRSMTNARSRWKRSAQPDSRKHQARRTTREVWRAVRLQRRPACPCWLNRWRFCCSMASALRKASR; encoded by the coding sequence ATGGCACACTCACTCTCTCGCTTCAGGCTCGACATACTGATCTGCTGCGCAGCGCTGCTGTCGGGCTGCGCGTTGATCCACAACGACACGGCGCCGCGCGCGCAGATCGCGCCCGACCAGATCCGGCTTGCCGATGACATCCATCTCGCCCACGACGGCTGGCCCGACGCCCAATGGTGGAAGCGCTACGACGACCCGCAACTCGACGCGCTGATCCAGCGCGCGCTGGCGGGTTCGCCGACTATCGCGATGGTGCGCACGCGTGTCACGCAGGCGGGGTCCCAGGCCGACGTGCTCCGTGCCGGTACGGGCCTGCAAATGGCCGCGTTCGCGCTCATCAACGAGCAACGCGCATCGGCGAACGGTTTTCTGGGTCCTTATGCGCTGAATCTGCCGCGCCTTGGCATCACGGGCCCGTGGTACACGGAAGGCGTGCTCGGGGCGGTCGCCGATCTCAATATCGATTTGTGGGGCATGCACCGTTCGGCCGTCGAAGCCGCGCTCGGCGTGCAGAATGCGCGGATCGCCGAAACGGCCGCCGCGGAGCTGGACATTTCGTCGGGTGTCGCGCAGCTTTACTACAGCATGCAGACCACGTATCGGATGCTCGATTTGCTGCAACAAACGCGGGACGCACTCGACTACGCGGTCGACGCGCATCGAAGTAAGGTCCAGCACGGACTGGAAGCGAACACGCCATTGCATGGCGCGCGCGCACAAGTGCTGGCCGTCGACCGACAGATCGTTGCCGCACAGGGACAGGTCAAGGAACTTCGGGAATCGATCCGGGCGCTGGTCGGCGCGGGACCCGACGACCTGAACGACATCCAGCCCGTGCCGTTGCCGCAAGTGGAAGCGAGCCTGCCCCGTACGCTGCAATATGAACTGCTCGCCCGACGCCCCGATCTTCAGGCCATGCGCTGGTACGTGCAGTCGTCCTTCAGACAGATCGATGCCGCCAAGGCCGCGTTTTATCCCAGTCTGGACATCAAGGCGTTGATCGGTCTCGACTCGCTGCACCTGGACAAGCTATTTCGCAGCGCCAGTCAACAGATCAACCTGATACCGGGTCTGTACCTGCCGATCTTCGACGGCAGCCGTCTGAATGCCAATCTGCATGGCACGCGCGCCACCAGTGACATGCTTGTCTGCAGGCGCTCGATGACGAACGCGCGCTCCAGATGGAAAAGATCGGCGCAACCCGATTCGCGCAAGCATCAGGCGAGGCGTACTACACGCGAGGTCTGGCGAGCCGTCAGATTGCAACGGAGGCCCGCCTGCCCGTGCTGGCTGAACAGATGGCGCTTTTGCTGCTCGATGGCCAGCGCCTTGCGCAAGGCATCGCGCTAA
- the astA gene encoding arginine N-succinyltransferase, translating to MIVVRVVQTGDVDALVALAQETGPGLTTFKPDRDALAERVERVRRTIEDKAVPHEKGYFFVMEDSQTKDIAGVCGIETAVGLEQPFYNYRVSTVVHASQDLGIWTRMRALNISHDLTGYAEVCSLFLSPRYRAHGVGGLLSRSRFMFIAQFRERFPQRICAELRGHFDADGTSPFWRAVGSHFYQIDFNAADYLSSHGRKSFLAELMPRFPVYVELLPDEAQQAIGLTHSDTLPARKMLEAEGLRYENHVDIFDAGPVLECHVADLRTVRESVVVPVEIAGVAAPEGGPRSLVSNTSLDDFRTGVAAGVVDNGVFRLTADEAVALNVKAGEPVRVLPLKQK from the coding sequence ATGATCGTCGTTCGCGTCGTTCAAACGGGCGATGTGGACGCGCTCGTCGCGCTCGCTCAGGAGACGGGCCCCGGTCTCACGACCTTCAAGCCGGATCGCGATGCGCTCGCCGAGCGCGTCGAGCGCGTGCGCCGCACGATCGAGGACAAGGCCGTGCCGCACGAAAAGGGCTACTTCTTCGTGATGGAAGATTCGCAGACGAAGGACATCGCCGGCGTCTGCGGGATCGAAACAGCCGTGGGACTCGAGCAGCCGTTCTATAACTACCGCGTGAGCACGGTCGTGCATGCGTCGCAGGATCTCGGCATCTGGACGCGCATGCGCGCGCTCAACATCTCGCACGATCTGACGGGCTACGCGGAAGTGTGCTCGCTGTTTCTCAGCCCGCGTTATCGTGCGCATGGCGTGGGCGGTCTGCTGTCGCGTTCGCGCTTCATGTTCATCGCACAGTTTCGCGAGCGCTTTCCGCAGCGCATCTGCGCGGAGTTGCGCGGCCATTTCGATGCCGACGGCACGTCGCCGTTCTGGCGCGCGGTCGGCTCGCATTTCTATCAGATCGACTTCAACGCCGCCGACTATCTCAGCTCGCATGGCCGCAAGTCGTTCCTCGCGGAGCTGATGCCGCGTTTCCCCGTGTACGTCGAACTGCTGCCCGACGAAGCGCAGCAGGCCATCGGCCTTACGCATAGCGACACGCTGCCTGCCCGCAAGATGCTCGAAGCGGAAGGGCTGCGCTACGAGAATCACGTCGATATTTTCGATGCGGGCCCCGTGCTCGAATGTCACGTTGCCGATTTGCGCACGGTGCGCGAAAGCGTCGTCGTGCCCGTCGAGATTGCTGGCGTCGCAGCGCCGGAGGGCGGCCCGCGCTCGCTCGTCTCGAACACGTCGCTGGATGATTTCCGCACGGGCGTCGCGGCGGGTGTCGTCGACAACGGCGTGTTCCGTCTGACGGCGGACGAAGCGGTGGCTTTGAACGTGAAGGCAGGCGAGCCGGTGCGCGTGCTGCCCCTGAAACAGAAATAA
- the astD gene encoding succinylglutamate-semialdehyde dehydrogenase, which yields MSELFIDGEWVAGTGHAFASRNPGTGATVWEGNSASAEDVDRAVMSARRAFALWSAVSLDERVAVVRRFAALINERKESIAEAIGRETGKPLWEARTEVATMAAKVDISVQSYNERTGERRAAMADGTAVLRHRPHGVVAVFGPYNFPGHLPNGHIVPALIAGNAVVFKPSELAPAVARATVEVWRDAGLPAGVLNLVQGEKDTGVALANHRQIDGLFFTGSSDTGTLLHKQFGGRPEIVLALEMGGNNPLVVAPVADLDAAVHHTIQSAFLSAGQRCTCARRIFVPNDAFGDQFLARLVEVTSRIAVGEYNADPQPYMGAVISARAAARLVEAQERLIADGAKPLLKMEQRDPKLGFVSPAILDVTNVTNLPDEEHFGPLAQIVRYGSFDDAISGANDTEFGLSAGLLADDEALWTHFQRTIRAGIVNWNRPTNGASSAAPFGGTGRSGNNRPSAYYAADYCAYPMASVESAQLQMPASVSPGLHF from the coding sequence ATGAGCGAGCTTTTCATCGACGGCGAATGGGTCGCCGGCACAGGACACGCATTCGCATCGCGCAACCCGGGCACGGGCGCGACGGTGTGGGAAGGCAATAGCGCGTCGGCAGAAGACGTCGATCGCGCCGTGATGAGCGCGCGCCGTGCGTTCGCGTTGTGGTCGGCCGTGAGCCTCGACGAGCGCGTCGCCGTCGTGCGCCGCTTCGCTGCGTTGATCAACGAGCGCAAGGAATCGATCGCTGAAGCGATTGGCCGCGAGACGGGCAAGCCGTTGTGGGAAGCGCGTACGGAAGTCGCGACGATGGCGGCGAAGGTCGACATCTCGGTCCAGTCGTACAACGAACGCACAGGTGAGCGGCGCGCCGCGATGGCCGACGGCACGGCTGTGCTGCGTCACCGTCCGCATGGTGTCGTCGCTGTGTTCGGGCCGTACAATTTTCCGGGCCACTTGCCGAACGGGCATATCGTGCCTGCGCTGATCGCTGGCAACGCGGTCGTGTTCAAGCCTTCGGAGCTTGCGCCGGCCGTGGCGCGTGCGACCGTCGAAGTGTGGCGAGACGCGGGCCTGCCTGCTGGCGTGCTGAATCTCGTGCAGGGCGAGAAGGATACGGGCGTGGCGCTCGCGAATCACCGGCAGATCGACGGGCTGTTCTTCACGGGCAGTTCCGACACGGGCACGCTGCTGCACAAGCAGTTCGGCGGCCGTCCCGAGATCGTGCTCGCGCTGGAGATGGGCGGCAACAATCCGCTCGTGGTCGCGCCCGTTGCCGATCTCGATGCCGCCGTGCATCACACGATTCAATCGGCGTTTCTGTCGGCAGGGCAGCGCTGCACGTGCGCGCGCCGCATCTTCGTGCCGAACGATGCGTTCGGGGATCAGTTCCTCGCGCGTCTCGTCGAAGTCACTTCGCGCATTGCTGTTGGCGAATACAACGCCGATCCGCAGCCGTACATGGGCGCGGTGATTTCGGCGCGTGCAGCGGCGCGTCTGGTCGAAGCGCAGGAGCGTCTGATTGCGGACGGCGCGAAACCTTTGCTGAAGATGGAGCAGCGCGATCCGAAGCTCGGTTTCGTTTCGCCCGCCATTCTCGATGTCACGAACGTGACGAATCTGCCCGATGAAGAGCACTTCGGGCCGCTCGCGCAGATCGTCCGTTACGGCTCGTTCGACGACGCGATCTCGGGCGCGAACGATACGGAGTTCGGCCTGTCCGCGGGTCTGCTCGCCGACGACGAAGCGCTGTGGACGCACTTCCAGCGCACGATCCGCGCCGGCATCGTGAACTGGAACCGGCCGACCAATGGCGCATCGTCAGCGGCGCCGTTCGGCGGCACGGGCCGCTCGGGCAACAACCGGCCGAGCGCGTATTACGCGGCCGATTACTGCGCCTACCCGATGGCCTCTGTCGAAAGCGCGCAACTGCAAATGCCCGCGAGCGTGTCGCCGGGTCTTCATTTCTAA
- the astB gene encoding N-succinylarginine dihydrolase, which produces MQATEANFDGLVGPTHNYAGLSFGNVASQNNDKSIANPKAAAKQGLRKMKQLADLGFKQGVLPPQERPSIRLLRELGFSGDDASVIERVAKNAPELLAAASSASAMWTANAATVSPSADTQDGRVHFTPANLTSKLHRAIEHEATRRTLRAIFADPSRFVVHEALPGTPALGDEGAANHTRFCAEYGAKGVEFFVYGRSEYRRGPEPKRYPARQTFEASRAVAHRHGLADDATVYAQQTPEVIDAGVFHNDVIAVGNARTLFCHQLAFVEQKAVYDELRSKLSKLNGEFNVIEVPDAQVSVADAVSSYLFNSQLLLLNDGTHSKQVLVVPQESRENPRVAAYLDELVASTAPIDDVLVFDLRESMKNGGGPACLRLRVVLNEAERGGVTPGVWIDDKLFTRLDTWIDTHYRDRLAPTDLADPKLLVESRTALDELTQILGLGSLYDFQR; this is translated from the coding sequence ATGCAAGCCACTGAAGCCAATTTCGACGGACTTGTCGGACCGACCCACAACTACGCGGGACTGTCGTTCGGCAACGTCGCGTCGCAGAACAACGACAAGTCCATCGCGAACCCGAAGGCCGCTGCCAAGCAGGGCCTGCGCAAGATGAAGCAGCTTGCGGACCTCGGTTTCAAGCAGGGCGTGCTGCCGCCGCAGGAGCGTCCGTCGATCCGCCTGCTGCGCGAGCTCGGTTTTTCCGGCGATGACGCGAGCGTGATCGAGCGTGTCGCGAAGAACGCGCCGGAACTGCTCGCGGCGGCGAGTTCGGCATCGGCGATGTGGACGGCGAATGCCGCGACGGTCAGCCCGTCGGCGGATACGCAGGATGGCCGCGTGCATTTCACGCCCGCGAACCTGACCAGCAAGCTGCATCGCGCGATCGAGCATGAAGCGACGCGCCGCACGCTGCGCGCGATTTTCGCCGACCCGTCGCGCTTCGTCGTGCATGAGGCATTGCCCGGCACGCCCGCGCTCGGCGACGAAGGCGCGGCGAACCACACGCGTTTTTGCGCGGAATATGGCGCGAAGGGCGTAGAGTTCTTCGTGTACGGACGCAGCGAATATCGCCGCGGTCCGGAGCCGAAGCGCTATCCGGCGCGTCAGACCTTCGAGGCGAGCCGCGCGGTTGCGCATCGTCACGGTCTTGCCGACGACGCGACCGTGTACGCGCAACAGACGCCCGAAGTCATCGATGCAGGCGTGTTCCATAACGACGTGATCGCGGTCGGCAATGCGCGCACGCTGTTTTGCCATCAGCTTGCGTTCGTCGAGCAGAAGGCCGTGTACGACGAACTGCGTTCGAAGCTCTCGAAGCTCAATGGCGAGTTCAACGTCATCGAAGTGCCGGACGCGCAGGTGAGCGTCGCCGATGCCGTGTCGTCGTATCTGTTCAACAGCCAGTTGCTGTTGCTCAACGACGGAACGCATAGCAAGCAGGTGCTGGTCGTGCCGCAGGAGTCCCGTGAGAATCCGCGCGTGGCGGCTTATCTCGACGAACTGGTCGCCAGCACGGCGCCCATCGACGACGTGCTGGTGTTCGATCTGCGCGAGAGCATGAAGAATGGCGGCGGCCCGGCCTGCCTGCGCTTGCGGGTCGTGCTGAACGAGGCGGAGCGGGGTGGGGTGACGCCGGGCGTGTGGATCGATGACAAGCTCTTCACGCGTCTCGATACCTGGATCGACACGCACTATCGCGACCGTCTCGCGCCGACCGATCTCGCCGATCCGAAACTGCTGGTTGAATCGCGCACGGCACTCGATGAACTGACGCAGATTCTCGGTCTGGGTTCGCTGTATGACTTCCAGCGCTGA
- the aruF gene encoding arginine/ornithine succinyltransferase subunit alpha produces the protein MLFVRPGRLADLDALQQMARNAQPVLHSLPHDRRALEARVALSEDSFRAEVDFPGEEFYLFVLEDSETGKLHGTSSIVAAAGYSEPFYVFRNDALIHASRELHVNRKIHALTMSHELTGKSRLAGFYIDPAMRGDAAAHLMSRARMMYIAANRKRFTSEVFSLLLGVTDDTGVSPFWEAVGRKFFGRNFADIEVQSGGRSSTFIAEVMPSYPIYVPLLPEAAQRVLGEPDEKALLAYDIHMEEGFETDRYVDIFDAGPVLTAQIERSACVKRNETRTVHEASAQQGATYLIASNKPGEFRCVLADLPAQTEGGAPLLAAARHALDVQDGDTVRCVPLHQQEPTHTTGEAQ, from the coding sequence ATGCTCTTCGTCCGCCCTGGCCGCCTGGCCGATCTCGACGCCTTGCAACAGATGGCGCGCAACGCGCAGCCCGTGCTGCACTCGCTGCCGCACGACCGGCGCGCGCTGGAGGCGCGCGTCGCGTTGTCGGAGGACTCGTTTCGCGCGGAAGTCGATTTTCCGGGCGAAGAGTTCTATCTCTTCGTGCTGGAAGACAGCGAGACGGGCAAGCTGCACGGCACGTCGAGCATCGTCGCGGCAGCGGGTTATTCGGAACCGTTCTACGTGTTCCGCAACGACGCGCTGATTCACGCGTCGCGCGAACTGCACGTGAACCGCAAGATTCACGCGCTGACGATGTCGCATGAACTGACGGGCAAGAGCCGTCTCGCCGGTTTCTACATCGACCCGGCGATGCGCGGCGATGCCGCCGCGCATCTGATGTCGCGCGCCCGGATGATGTATATCGCCGCGAACCGCAAGCGCTTCACGTCCGAAGTGTTCTCGCTGCTGCTCGGCGTGACGGACGATACGGGCGTGTCGCCGTTCTGGGAAGCCGTGGGCCGCAAGTTCTTCGGCCGCAATTTCGCCGATATCGAAGTGCAGTCGGGCGGCCGCAGCAGCACGTTCATCGCGGAAGTGATGCCGAGCTATCCGATCTACGTGCCGCTGCTGCCCGAAGCTGCGCAGCGCGTACTCGGCGAGCCCGACGAAAAGGCGCTGCTAGCGTACGACATCCACATGGAAGAAGGCTTCGAGACGGACCGCTACGTCGATATCTTCGATGCGGGCCCCGTGCTGACCGCTCAAATCGAACGCAGCGCGTGCGTGAAGCGCAACGAGACGCGCACCGTGCACGAGGCGTCGGCGCAACAGGGCGCGACGTATCTGATCGCAAGCAACAAACCGGGCGAATTCCGCTGCGTGCTCGCGGATCTGCCCGCACAGACGGAAGGCGGCGCGCCGCTGCTGGCTGCCGCGCGCCATGCGCTCGATGTGCAGGACGGCGATACGGTGCGCTGCGTGCCGCTGCATCAGCAGGAACCGACACACACCACGGGAGAAGCACAATGA
- the astE gene encoding succinylglutamate desuccinylase translates to MTSSADPSVPAMLDDFLAFTLAGHRPAHDAREGVCANGVRWTWIDDGVLRFEPAGLVEGVGRSVLASAGIHGDETAPIELLSFVVRDIAQGRAALACRLLVILGNVQAMRESCRYIDDDLNRLFSGRHAQLSASHEAPRAVALERIAQQFFAGASDAPGARWHVDLHTAIRASVFEQFALLPHTGAPLSRAMFEWLRDARIAAVLLHTTKGNTYSHFTAEMCGADACTLELGKVRPFGQNDLARFASANAALRQLIAGEPGDASLPLPRVFTVIDQITKQSDSFELLLAKDVANFTAFTRDTVLARDGDYRYVVRHDEERIVFPNATVKPGLRAGLLVVETTDQTHSELA, encoded by the coding sequence ATGACTTCCAGCGCTGATCCGTCCGTGCCGGCGATGCTCGACGATTTCCTCGCGTTCACGCTGGCCGGCCATCGGCCCGCCCACGATGCGCGTGAAGGCGTGTGCGCGAACGGTGTGCGTTGGACATGGATCGACGACGGTGTGCTGCGGTTCGAGCCGGCCGGGTTGGTGGAGGGCGTTGGACGCAGCGTGCTGGCGTCGGCGGGCATTCACGGCGACGAGACTGCGCCGATCGAACTGTTGTCGTTCGTGGTGCGCGACATCGCACAGGGACGCGCTGCACTTGCTTGCCGGTTGCTGGTGATCCTCGGCAACGTGCAGGCGATGCGCGAGTCGTGCCGTTATATCGACGACGATCTGAACCGGCTGTTCAGCGGGCGTCATGCGCAGTTGTCCGCGAGTCATGAGGCGCCGCGTGCAGTGGCGCTGGAGCGCATCGCGCAGCAGTTTTTCGCCGGGGCATCCGATGCGCCCGGCGCGCGATGGCATGTCGATCTGCATACGGCGATTCGCGCTTCCGTGTTCGAGCAGTTCGCGCTGCTGCCGCATACGGGCGCGCCGCTGTCGCGCGCGATGTTCGAATGGCTGCGCGATGCGCGGATTGCGGCTGTGCTGTTGCACACCACCAAAGGCAATACGTACTCGCATTTCACCGCCGAAATGTGTGGCGCGGATGCCTGCACGCTGGAGCTTGGGAAGGTTCGCCCCTTTGGGCAGAACGATCTTGCGCGGTTTGCCTCTGCCAATGCAGCGTTGCGCCAGCTGATTGCCGGCGAGCCTGGCGATGCTTCCTTGCCGCTGCCGCGTGTCTTTACCGTCATCGATCAGATCACCAAGCAAAGCGATTCGTTCGAGTTGCTGCTCGCAAAAGATGTGGCCAATTTCACGGCCTTCACGCGCGATACGGTGCTCGCGCGCGATGGCGATTATCGCTATGTCGTGCGCCATGACGAGGAGCGCATCGTGTTTCCGAACGCGACGGTGAAGCCGGGATTGCGGGCCGGGCTTCTGGTCGTCGAGACGACCGACCAAACGCACTCGGAACTCGCGTAG